From a single Streptomyces liliifuscus genomic region:
- a CDS encoding SGNH/GDSL hydrolase family protein, translated as MIGSYVAVGDSFTEGVGDLGPDGAFVGWADRFAVLLADRRPEGDFDYTNLAVRGKLLDQIVEDQLTRAKELAPDLVSFCAGGNDIIRPGTDPDEVAERFERAVADLTSAVGTVLVTTGFDTRGVPVLKHMRGKIATYNLHIRAIADRYGCPVLDLWSLKTIQDRRAWDGDRLHLSPEGHTRVALRAGQVLGLEVPADPDQPWPPLPPRGTLEMRRDNIHWAREYLVPWIGRRLRGESSGDRVVAKGSLSPGDIRMRIEPVA; from the coding sequence GTGATCGGGTCGTACGTGGCGGTGGGGGACAGCTTCACCGAGGGCGTCGGCGACCTTGGCCCGGACGGGGCGTTCGTCGGCTGGGCCGACCGGTTCGCGGTGCTTCTCGCGGACCGCCGGCCCGAGGGCGACTTCGACTACACCAACCTCGCCGTCCGCGGGAAACTCCTCGACCAGATCGTCGAGGACCAGTTGACGCGCGCGAAGGAGCTCGCGCCGGACCTGGTCTCCTTCTGCGCGGGCGGCAACGACATCATCCGGCCGGGCACCGATCCCGACGAGGTCGCGGAGCGCTTCGAGCGTGCCGTCGCGGACCTCACGTCGGCCGTCGGCACGGTCCTCGTGACCACCGGCTTCGACACCCGTGGCGTACCCGTGCTCAAGCACATGCGCGGCAAGATCGCCACGTACAACCTCCATATCCGGGCCATCGCCGACCGGTACGGCTGTCCCGTGCTCGACCTGTGGTCCCTCAAGACCATCCAGGACCGGCGGGCCTGGGACGGCGACCGGCTCCATCTGTCGCCCGAGGGGCACACGAGGGTCGCCCTGCGGGCAGGGCAGGTCCTCGGCCTGGAAGTGCCCGCGGACCCCGACCAGCCGTGGCCCCCGCTGCCGCCGCGCGGCACGCTCGAAATGCGGCGCGACAACATCCACTGGGCGCGCGAGTACCTGGTGCCCTGGATCGGGCGGCGACTGCGCGGGGAGTCCTCCGGGGACCGTGTGGTGGCGAAGGGGAGCCTGTCGCCCGGTGACATCAGGATGCGGATCGAGCCGGTGGCTTGA
- a CDS encoding DUF6250 domain-containing protein, protein MTTTRRAFGVLAAGAALTALVPTQTAGAAVRHRPGRLIARDDFRHGLGQWATELQAGGSVTASRGVLEMDVPSGATVWFKRRLQGPYVLEYTATPVSAGGVNDRVSDLNNFWNATDVRSPNDIFATHRGGALEEYDHLTTYYAGYGANTNTTTRLRRYVGRAGVRPLVLDYTEPLLTANEPNRVRIVSNGSTVQWWNNGRLVLDFVDQEPYTSGHFAFRTVWSHFRITDFRVRELRQRP, encoded by the coding sequence ATGACGACCACACGCAGAGCGTTCGGAGTCCTGGCCGCCGGTGCCGCACTCACGGCACTCGTCCCCACGCAGACCGCGGGCGCCGCGGTACGTCACCGTCCGGGGCGGCTCATCGCCCGCGACGACTTCCGGCACGGCCTCGGTCAGTGGGCGACGGAACTGCAGGCCGGCGGCAGCGTCACCGCGTCCCGGGGCGTCCTGGAGATGGACGTGCCGAGCGGCGCGACCGTGTGGTTCAAGCGAAGGCTCCAGGGTCCGTACGTCCTGGAGTACACCGCCACACCGGTCTCCGCGGGCGGCGTCAACGACCGGGTCTCGGACCTCAACAACTTCTGGAACGCCACGGACGTCCGCTCCCCGAACGACATCTTCGCCACGCACCGGGGCGGCGCGCTCGAAGAGTACGACCACCTCACGACGTACTACGCCGGATACGGCGCCAACACCAACACCACGACCAGGCTGCGCCGTTACGTCGGTCGGGCGGGTGTGCGGCCGCTCGTCCTCGACTACACGGAGCCCCTGCTCACGGCGAACGAACCCAACCGGGTCCGGATCGTCTCGAACGGCTCGACGGTCCAGTGGTGGAACAACGGGCGGCTCGTCCTCGACTTCGTGGACCAAGAGCCGTACACGAGCGGGCACTTCGCGTTCCGGACCGTGTGGAGCCACTTCAGGATCACGGACTTCAGGGTGCGGGAGCTGCGACAACGTCCCTGA
- a CDS encoding M23 family metallopeptidase has product MPAKGKHRRPKSQRFTRSIAVAGTGGAALALPLLGATGAHAATPQSAADSVASVSNVASKAAESAPAAADKKAEAKKAAAKTYSVRAGDSLSKIADTQDVSGGWKKLYEDNRKAIGGDPALIHPGLKLSIGKAAATSSSDSGASKATQSSAKKAAAPKAAAAPKAADDASAAGFTLPVAGASVGTPYKMSGSMWSSGYHTGVDFVVPTGTSLKSVGAGTVVSAGWGGAYGNQVVIQLDDGHYAQYAHLSSLSVSAGQAVTEGQQVGLSGATGNVTGPHLHFEIRTTPDYGSDVDPLAYLRGKGVSI; this is encoded by the coding sequence ATGCCCGCGAAGGGTAAGCACCGCCGTCCCAAGTCCCAGCGTTTCACCCGCTCCATAGCCGTCGCAGGAACCGGCGGCGCGGCGCTCGCCCTTCCGCTGCTCGGCGCGACCGGAGCGCACGCCGCGACTCCGCAGTCCGCCGCCGATTCCGTGGCGAGCGTCTCGAATGTCGCGAGCAAGGCCGCCGAATCCGCGCCTGCCGCCGCCGACAAGAAGGCCGAGGCGAAGAAGGCCGCGGCCAAGACCTATTCCGTGCGTGCGGGCGACTCACTGTCGAAGATCGCCGACACGCAGGACGTCAGCGGTGGCTGGAAGAAGCTGTACGAGGACAACCGCAAGGCGATCGGCGGTGACCCGGCGCTCATCCACCCGGGCCTGAAGCTGTCGATCGGCAAGGCCGCCGCCACGTCGAGCTCCGACTCCGGCGCCTCCAAGGCCACCCAGTCCTCCGCGAAGAAGGCGGCCGCCCCCAAGGCCGCCGCCGCCCCCAAGGCCGCGGACGACGCCAGCGCCGCCGGCTTCACGCTGCCGGTCGCGGGCGCGAGCGTCGGCACCCCGTACAAGATGTCGGGCAGCATGTGGTCCAGCGGGTACCACACCGGCGTCGACTTCGTGGTGCCGACCGGCACGTCCCTCAAGTCCGTCGGTGCGGGCACGGTCGTCTCGGCCGGCTGGGGCGGCGCGTACGGCAACCAGGTCGTCATCCAGCTCGACGACGGCCACTACGCCCAGTACGCCCACCTCTCCTCCCTCTCCGTCTCGGCCGGACAGGCCGTGACCGAGGGCCAGCAGGTCGGCCTCTCCGGCGCGACCGGCAACGTCACCGGCCCGCACCTGCACTTCGAGATCCGCACCACCCCGGACTACGGCTCGGACGTGGACCCGCTGGCCTACCTGCGCGGCAAGGGCGTCTCCATCTGA
- a CDS encoding alpha-galactosidase, whose amino-acid sequence MLEIGEDGRTWLLSGPASSYALRLGEDDALLHLHWGPRIALADAEALAAGPGPEYWAFEATLDGHEEYPVEGGPRFVRPALSVRTDERRGTEWRFETYEADGDELRLRFSDSGLGITLHYRMRAGTDVVERWVTLDNEGPALEVLRADSAAWTLPQRDGWRLSQLHGRWAAESRLVRSELTYGEKVIGSRRGHTSHQHLPWVALDADGAATEERGEVYGCALAWSGTWRIAVAQLPDARVQITGGVGYDDSGLLRLEPGESFVTPVFAGLWSDGGFGGASRAWHAYQHAYVIPDADRHRPVLYNSWEATEFDISEEQQGALARRAAEMGVELFVVDDGWFGARTSDRAGLGDWTPNPDRFPAGLKPLADEVHALGMQFGIWVEPEMVNPDSELYRAHPDWVQFQPGRKRTELRNQLVLNLAREDVQEYLWEQLDTLLSSAPIDYVKWDFNRCFTDAGWPGEAYPQRLWVDHVHALYRLLDRLREAHPGVAFESCSGGGGRIDLGIMARTDQVWTSDNTDPLDRLAIQHGFTQVHPARTMAAWVTDSPNVQLNGRVSSLRFRFVSAMAGVLGVGGDLTRWSDEELAEARTWVELYKEIRPVVQGGDLHRLRAPEGGLSAVQYTRDGEVVVLAWLQAQHYGEPVAPVRLCGLDPAAAYECLETGEVHRGAVLLHHGLRTGLQGDLDAAVFRLRRM is encoded by the coding sequence ATGTTGGAGATCGGCGAAGACGGTCGTACGTGGCTTCTTTCGGGCCCGGCGAGCAGTTATGCCCTGCGGCTCGGCGAGGACGACGCGCTGCTGCATCTGCACTGGGGTCCGCGTATCGCGCTCGCCGACGCCGAGGCACTCGCCGCCGGCCCGGGACCGGAGTACTGGGCCTTCGAGGCCACCCTCGACGGACACGAGGAGTACCCGGTGGAGGGCGGCCCCCGTTTCGTACGGCCCGCCCTGTCCGTGCGGACGGACGAGCGGCGCGGCACCGAGTGGCGCTTCGAGACGTACGAGGCCGACGGCGACGAGCTGCGGCTGCGGTTCTCCGACTCCGGGCTCGGGATCACGCTGCACTACCGGATGCGGGCCGGGACCGACGTCGTGGAGAGGTGGGTGACCCTCGACAACGAAGGGCCCGCCCTGGAGGTGCTGCGCGCCGACTCCGCGGCCTGGACGCTGCCGCAGCGCGACGGCTGGCGGCTGTCCCAGCTGCACGGGCGGTGGGCGGCCGAGTCCCGGCTCGTACGCTCCGAACTCACCTACGGTGAGAAGGTCATCGGCAGCCGGCGTGGGCACACCTCGCACCAGCACCTGCCGTGGGTCGCCCTGGACGCCGACGGGGCGGCCACCGAGGAGCGGGGCGAGGTCTACGGCTGCGCCCTCGCCTGGTCGGGCACCTGGCGGATCGCCGTGGCGCAACTCCCGGACGCGCGCGTGCAGATCACCGGCGGCGTCGGGTACGACGACTCGGGGCTGCTGCGGCTGGAGCCGGGGGAGAGCTTCGTCACACCCGTCTTCGCGGGGCTGTGGAGCGACGGCGGATTCGGCGGCGCGAGCCGTGCCTGGCACGCCTACCAGCACGCGTATGTGATCCCGGACGCGGACAGGCATCGGCCGGTGCTCTACAACTCCTGGGAGGCCACGGAGTTCGACATCTCCGAGGAGCAGCAGGGGGCGCTGGCGCGGCGGGCCGCCGAGATGGGGGTCGAGCTGTTCGTGGTCGACGACGGCTGGTTCGGGGCGCGCACCAGCGACCGGGCCGGGCTCGGCGACTGGACGCCCAACCCCGACCGCTTCCCGGCCGGCCTCAAGCCCCTCGCCGACGAGGTGCACGCGCTGGGGATGCAGTTCGGGATCTGGGTCGAGCCCGAAATGGTCAATCCGGACAGCGAGCTGTACCGCGCGCACCCCGACTGGGTGCAGTTCCAACCAGGACGAAAGAGGACGGAGCTGCGCAATCAGCTCGTTCTGAACCTCGCCCGTGAGGACGTCCAGGAGTACCTCTGGGAGCAGCTCGACACACTGCTCTCCAGTGCGCCGATCGACTATGTGAAGTGGGACTTCAACCGCTGCTTCACGGACGCGGGGTGGCCCGGCGAGGCCTACCCGCAGCGGCTCTGGGTGGACCATGTGCACGCCCTGTACCGCCTCTTGGACCGGCTGAGGGAGGCCCACCCGGGCGTCGCCTTCGAGTCCTGCTCGGGCGGCGGCGGCCGTATCGACCTGGGGATCATGGCGCGTACGGACCAGGTGTGGACCTCGGACAACACCGACCCGCTCGACCGGCTCGCCATCCAGCACGGCTTCACCCAGGTGCATCCCGCGCGGACCATGGCTGCCTGGGTCACCGACAGCCCGAACGTCCAGCTCAACGGCCGCGTCAGTTCGTTGCGCTTCCGCTTCGTCAGTGCGATGGCCGGAGTGCTCGGTGTCGGCGGCGATCTGACCCGCTGGAGCGACGAGGAGCTGGCCGAGGCGCGGACCTGGGTGGAGCTCTACAAGGAGATCCGGCCCGTCGTGCAGGGCGGGGACCTCCACCGGCTGCGGGCGCCGGAGGGTGGCCTGAGCGCCGTCCAGTACACGCGTGACGGCGAGGTCGTCGTCCTCGCCTGGCTCCAGGCCCAGCACTACGGCGAGCCGGTCGCTCCGGTGCGACTGTGCGGACTCGACCCGGCAGCGGCGTACGAATGCCTCGAAACGGGCGAAGTCCACCGAGGTGCGGTGCTGTTGCATCACGGGTTGCGGACGGGGCTGCAAGGTGACCTTGATGCGGCAGTTTTCCGGCTGCGTCGCATGTGA
- a CDS encoding tyrosine-protein phosphatase translates to MTQQVPSTEPELAGVRNFRDVGGLPTVDGRRVAYGKLFRSGHLAHATESDAEFLASLGLHTIFDFRNAADQKLEGQDVELPGVRNVNLPLTDPAHGAEFWTMVRDGDLDQLRSILGDGKAADRMIGSYRAIIKERTAEHRQVLHSMAEDSVPALMHCAAGKDRAGISIAVTLLALGVEREAIVADYLESNATHRRYKVHRSKSSASAYSPEVMELLSPLFDARAEYLQAAFDTIDEKWGGVDAYLEQGLGVTPEIRERLRERFLD, encoded by the coding sequence GTGACGCAGCAGGTCCCGTCGACCGAGCCCGAGCTGGCTGGAGTGCGCAACTTCCGTGATGTGGGCGGCCTGCCGACGGTGGACGGCCGGCGGGTGGCGTACGGAAAGCTGTTCCGCAGTGGCCATCTCGCGCACGCGACGGAGTCGGACGCCGAGTTCCTCGCGTCCCTGGGCCTGCACACGATCTTCGACTTCCGCAATGCCGCCGACCAGAAGCTGGAGGGGCAGGACGTCGAGCTGCCCGGCGTGCGGAACGTCAATCTCCCGCTGACCGACCCGGCGCACGGCGCGGAGTTCTGGACGATGGTCCGGGACGGCGACCTGGACCAGCTGCGCTCGATCCTCGGGGACGGCAAGGCGGCGGACCGGATGATCGGTTCCTACCGCGCGATAATCAAGGAGCGCACGGCCGAGCACCGCCAAGTGCTGCACTCGATGGCCGAGGACAGCGTCCCCGCCCTGATGCACTGTGCGGCGGGCAAGGACCGGGCCGGCATCTCCATCGCCGTGACCCTGCTCGCCCTCGGCGTCGAGCGCGAGGCCATCGTCGCGGACTATCTGGAGTCGAACGCGACGCACCGCCGCTACAAGGTGCACCGCAGCAAGTCCTCCGCCTCGGCGTACTCACCCGAGGTGATGGAGCTGCTCAGCCCCCTCTTCGACGCGCGCGCCGAGTACCTGCAGGCGGCGTTCGACACGATCGACGAGAAGTGGGGCGGGGTGGACGCGTATCTGGAGCAGGGCCTGGGCGTCACCCCCGAGATCCGGGAGCGCCTGCGGGAGCGGTTCCTCGACTGA
- a CDS encoding DUF6126 family protein: protein MKDMEEKFPRALWVRLIIYVAVGHIFAAFIYLLFSLGAQGQ, encoded by the coding sequence ATGAAGGACATGGAGGAGAAGTTCCCGCGCGCTCTGTGGGTGCGGCTCATCATCTACGTGGCGGTCGGGCACATCTTCGCCGCCTTCATCTACCTGCTGTTCTCGCTCGGAGCCCAGGGGCAGTGA
- a CDS encoding helix-turn-helix domain-containing protein, whose translation MNPVKGTGPSEPGAADELPAVAPQLRALRRRASLTLESAAGAAGLSPAHLSRLETGQRQPSLPMLLALARIYGTTVSELLGETVAERDAVVRAADMEPTRAGGWTYWQAGAAGRGMQSLRVHVPYGAQGDIVRVHPGEEWLYVLEGRLRLRLGDTAHVLAPGDSAHFDSLTPHRIAAADRDGAELLFVHTLLQSPTATLCLGPTTPGETP comes from the coding sequence ATGAACCCTGTCAAGGGTACGGGCCCTTCCGAGCCGGGGGCGGCCGACGAGCTGCCCGCGGTCGCACCGCAACTGCGTGCGCTGCGGCGCCGTGCCTCTCTCACCCTGGAGTCCGCGGCCGGCGCCGCCGGGCTCTCGCCCGCGCATCTGTCCCGGCTGGAGACCGGACAGCGCCAGCCCTCGCTGCCGATGCTGCTCGCACTGGCCCGCATCTACGGCACGACCGTCTCCGAGCTGCTCGGCGAGACGGTCGCCGAGCGGGACGCCGTCGTGCGCGCCGCCGACATGGAGCCCACCCGGGCCGGTGGCTGGACGTACTGGCAGGCCGGTGCGGCGGGCCGGGGCATGCAGTCCCTGCGGGTGCACGTCCCGTACGGGGCCCAGGGCGACATCGTGCGCGTCCACCCCGGGGAGGAGTGGCTGTACGTCCTGGAGGGGCGGCTGCGGCTGCGCCTCGGGGACACCGCGCACGTCCTCGCGCCCGGCGACAGCGCGCACTTCGACTCGCTTACCCCGCACCGGATCGCCGCCGCGGACCGGGACGGGGCCGAGCTCCTCTTCGTACACACCCTGCTGCAGAGCCCCACGGCCACCCTGTGCCTCGGGCCGACGACCCCTGGAGAGACGCCATGA